Genomic DNA from Schistosoma haematobium chromosome 1, whole genome shotgun sequence:
CAAAGTGATAAATTCTTACCAGGATCAGTAGCAGATATAATAGCTCCAAACAAAAGGCAGTCTGAGAGACGCAAAGTTTGAGACAATGAAGTAATTCCACGGGTGAAGCCATAGCAAATGGTTCTGTTTAAAGTTAAAATAATGCTCTCAGCTTACCCAACAACTAGAGCGGACAACAAAGTACCACCAAATGCATAAGTAAGAACGGCTCCaatatttttgaaaaagtaGCCCTAAAAAATGAATCTGCGTTGGAATCAGACATACGCGTTTCATACTATAACCTGCTGAGAAAATTATAGGAGGAAGTAAAACATTAAAGAAGAATTCCGGGTCGAACGTAGCCTGAAAGTTATGAGACAAATTATAATACCTTGTTGTTGATTAAAGAGTTGAAATCCGATTGCTGCTCAAATTTGTACCGGAACGACATGCTTAAATTGAACTTTCCGTACTGGTCACGGACAGGAAACTCAATAATCAGTCTCTCTGGAGGCAAACGACCACCGCACGCTTCATCATTTTTACGTGAAAACACATGCATCTCCACGGTATAATTTGAAGATTTTATAGCATATCTAAGTATAAGACCAACGGCCAGTCCTACAAGTTATGAACCAAATGATGAAACTTACCATATACCACTGAAAGACCAGTTTCGTGGATATATCGAAAGCGTCTATGTTTAAAAGCCCAGATTGTTATGACAGAAAGAGTTAGAAGCACTACATATACTAAAAGAATAAGATTATCCATTCGGTGATCATTTTGCAGCCTTTGTTCAGTGTGCTTTTCGATAATTTTACTCTCATTTGCTAGACACTCATACGGATCTGACGACGACATTTCCAATTTACCACCGATTGTAATTAGAGTACTACTAACACTTGAAATAGTTGATAAAAACAAACATACCCGTTTTTGTTTAGGATGAATTAGCACTCATGAAGTAACAACCTGTAAAGAAAAAACCCATCACAatcttattcattttttattttataaacacaTCATAACTTTTTTGACTGGTTCAGGGAGTATTGTTACGTTATGACCTGGAGACAATTGTTCAAACGGCTTAAATGGTTTTGGATGAAGCAAAACAAATTCGTCCCAAATGAACCACTTTGTCTGGTATTTGTGGATCACAGTTATTATAAGGTATACACCTGAAATCATTAATTGGCTGGTGTTAGTAAATTAGTATGAGCCGGAACGGTACTCCAAGATTCGACTACTCGTAAACAGTAAAACTTGTTCCTTTGGTTCAACCTACCATGTTTCACCTATAAATTCCCAGTATTTACCATGATTTATGTGTTAGGATTGACGATATTACGGTTCATGATGTTTTAGCTTTCTATAGTTTCACCATTGTTTCGCTTGTTCATTCTAAGCTGAAAAGATCCAAAAGTTTCATACATTCATGACGAGCGTTGATGATAAAAAAAGGATGAACCTTGCTGAAGCTTTGCTTTTAGGATGACAAGGAATTTATTGATAGTTGATAAATAGGTAGCCAGACAGACTGCAAATTTCATAACCTCGGGAGATTTTTGAAAGCACCTCGAGTCAGTGGtttgaattttttttcattcGAACGATTTCGAAAGATTGAATGACGTCTGCCACCTTTCACTTGATCATGATCACGCTTTGGGATAATCATACAACAATATGATATAAGAAGTGGGTCCTCTTTCCTCAGAAAAATGTAGCtacatatttcaaaataatgttGGCTTTGAGAAAAACTTTCCTTAGGTCAGAGAGGAGTTCGTTAGTTACAGTTTGCACAGTTCCAAAGTGTTTCACTTCAGAAAGTAGTATTTATGGCAGAAGTGTCTAAAAAATAACTCTTATATTTTGGAAAGAACACAAAGGACTGCCACACGTTCAGTACTGGAGATACTTGTCTTACCGAGAAATCAAAAACCTAAGAACACACAGGGTTCCACTACCTAAGCACTGAAAAAAAGGACGGTTTGATTGTTTTACATAGaaatttaaatgtattttgAATTTTACTCATGTGTTTTTCTCTCAGTTATATCAGAATATCATTGAGTAAACAGCATGTGGGCTAAAAATTCGGTAAGAAATAAAACCCATTCGGTATACAAATTTTTTCACCGAGTGGTATCTAAACCATTAAATAATCTATTTAATAAAGCACATGCTAGCAGGAAACCATAGTAAACCTCCGGCCTTCTTCAATCGATAACCTAATTTGATTTTTTCAGTTTGCTGAATCCTTTGGTTATTTCTGATATCCGGTAGTGTTACGAGTTAATATTAATAGAACGATTTTAGTAAAGGTACATGATGTTAATGGAGAGTAAGTGCACTTTTTGTCAAATTTATTGTGATTACATGTTCCGTGCTGGTAGATGCCCCTCGTTTTATCAGTTGAAGAAACCAGATTAACGACCGAATAGGCCTTCACTTAGATTGTGGGACAGAGCAGTTTAAGAGCAAAATTGTCTTTTTCAAACATACGAGATTGATTAGCATTCAGTACGAAATAGTGGGAAGTATAATGACGtgataaataagtaattaactTTCATGCTTAAATCTTCTCTTTTCCCATGACCTTGACTGCCCTGAATTACAGTGGCCATTCCGTGTTTGAAGTGCCTGAGGTCATTTGCGTGCTTGTATGCTAGCAGGATTCTTGGGTGCTATTATGTTCACGTGGTATGTTTACGCCTAAAAACCACCAGTCGTCGCTGACAACATAACCTATGCTCTTCTGCTTTTTTAGCGTTGTTTGCTGCTGTGAAGCATTGTTCGAAGTACATCGGTTGGAAAATATCTTGGGGAGAGTCTATTATATCCGAGTGTGTATAACGTGATTGAAAATAAACACACATGATTCTGTAGTTCGACAATCTGTTTCTCACATCGTCCCACTAATAGTAAGTGAGTTTGGAGCCGTTGTATTCTTCGATTAGTGTTAATAGTAACTTGTGCGACTCGGTTGAAAAATTTTACCACcaataataaatttttgttttgttttcttttaattcAGTTCCATTTTCCTGCCTTTTTCGAGAAATAGATCGGTTGACCTGCTGCTCAGACGGTTCATGAGGAAGGCGGAATtcaggacagtgttggatgacTTCCAACACGTAAGATAAATATCCTTATATACTTTATAATGCTCATACTCATTACATACAAATAGAAACCGCTCGTTATGTGACACTTGATTTAAGTATACGTTTGTTGTTTTCAAGTGCGCGATTGGTCGTAAATGTGGGCTACAGGGTTTTGGAATGATTGATAAACCGCGAGAACTGTAAATCTAAAACGACACTTCAGACCCAAGTTACTACATTTCCAGCCAATGCTTCGCGTGGTTCTATGACACAATAAGTACATGATGAAGTCATGACGAATGATATATAACCATTCTTGTGAAAGTTCGTGAATGATTTTCGATCCTAGAACGAGGCGACTGGCCTCAGGGCACAAGGAAAATCTGAGACCATTACTGGTATTATCATCATCCTTAATTCAGGCTGTCGAATAAGTTAGAGAACAGACTGGTCATGAATTTTCTGTCACCGATTTGAGGGCAGTGGAAGCGTATATGTCTGCCAGTAGGCATCTATTCTTATATTTTCAGGTTGTGCTGCTCGATTGCAAATATTCCAGTTGCAAAGACAAAAACGTTAACTGAGGTTATTTCTCTCCTAATGCAGACTTGTAACTAAAACTTGCTTTGGTATTTACCATCGGATCACTTTATATGAACAATATCCAGAAGTTTCCAGTATGGATTCTAACCACGATACAAAGAGCAAGGAGTGAATATGCTCCTTGATAACTGATAACTTCGGCAGTGGTCGCTCGATTTCATTTGCATGGACACGGACGGATAAAGGAATAGATGCTAAGTGGATTTTAGATAGCCAAAATATTAGGTGATACTCGCTAACTTGCTGTTGAACGGAaagttaccactcattattaCTGAGACCTTGATaactaaataaattcatttcatgtATTCATGAACGACAGATAACCACTTCCTCTTCTCAGGTGCACTTAAGTGACCACACACTCAGTACTGAAAACTGTCCTTTATAATTCATCCAGCTAATATTTCATGCTATTTAATATCACGTTATGCTGTGTCTACCTTTATAAGCTTATTTGTTTCTGGTGTTTATATCAATTTTACCTAAGAGTGCTAATTTTTTCTCCAACCCCGAGGAAAGAGAGTTGTTTTTACAAACTTGTTTCAGCGAAGGAGACAGCTTTTGAAATACATACCTTACTTCACACAACATAGTCAGTTTTTCATGTGGTGAGCTACTTAGTTACGAAGATTTCGACAACCATTTTCAACAGTATTGACAGATTGCAATTCCAAGTCACTTGCTTTGGATTTAAACAGCAAACATGATCAGCCATTACTAATACTGCATAAAATCGTCGAGCTTTAGGGGTGTTCAATAAAGATAAATGTTTATTGCCACTGTCTGCTGTCGTCAACTGCATGAGAGCTCATAAAAGTATTTAAAACTACATCTCTTCAGTACAACTTAACCAAATCCAACCGAGTTTCGTGATTTATTCTGCAAAATGCCACGACAACATGTTACACGCGTGCAAAAACGACCAGAATTACTTGCCGTTGTGCTTAACAAGGAAGTATAGGGATATTTTAGCTATTCTGTTTTGATGTTGCTCAGATTCTTTCAACCAACTTTCAGTCAACCACCCTTAGTTGTCGCATTAGCTTCTTCCTATAACTGACTTCCATATGAATGTCGGTTCGATCGATTTGCCTAACAAGGACATGTCAGTTCCGTTTCAACAGGTTAATGGAGAACCACCAATCTGTTCAGCGCTTGATATACAATATTCGGAGACAACTCATTGATGCCGCAATCGGGCATCCCGACAACATGTTGGTAATTTACGATTTTCCCATGCTCTACTCGGCTGTAAGTTATCTACCCACCAGCCTCTTGAGTCACACTTAAGTCAAAGATAAAGGATCTTCGAAGATAATTAAGGTAAGTCAGACCTGAATAATTGCTCCACCGTTTGTATAAAATAATCATATACGAAAAGAAACTGCACAGTGATGAGCTAATAATGTTCGTTTTCGCATAAGCTTTGAACCTGAACATATAACTACTGAGAATCGCATTCAATATGTAACAACTGGAGAAGATAAAACTCAGGAACAATCGATCTGTATATCGTAGCTCGATCATACAGGCATGATCATTCTGTGTAACTTGTTCCTATCCGCATCAAATATCTTATTCTATCCATAGCCCAAACGTGACCCTCAGAAGTGTCGGAGATTACATTTGTGGAATTATGATCTACTTCGATATTTgcactgctctaataatagacctaatcctaaaatgtTAGATTTGTTATGATGTAACTGCCGAATCTATAAGATATTATGTGGAATTCACATTagtgtctacactgactcatcgtatcgtaagAATTACTGATATGTGATGGAGAACACATTCAGGCTGGAGATAGAacgatatatttaatatgagtaagagatataaggtaacattcaacaggggccacgcctgcaaggccgagtCATGCCATCCAATCAGCTCGAATTAATTCAATTCCGTCATTCTTCTCTAATTCCCCCTCGTTGGGTTTTTCTTCGAGTTAAACATTGAATATCTAGTTTCACAGTTGTCTAGTGTCCAGCTttaaggattgtgtggttagggcccGACGCTACTACACATTACTGATTGCCATCTGATACAAGTCAGTACGGACAATGATGTGGCTTACATATAAAATCGGTTTGCCtgaagtaataaatgaatttatttatttattccttttccaactttctcttcgtttattatttttcttcacaccctcctaccactttattttcatggtccaattatctgaacatttcttattacgtcatcttataattttataattgttatctcagtttctatacttttctaatcattgacctatttcagattatgtaacattgatttgaacctttattattattgcttatcaaaactaatgcacctgttgtcacaccctcaatttgtacttttcacattttacttattatgtaatcttttccattgttatcattgacttataaactaccttgattggtttaataatttcgtatatgcatataaatattactgtatattagagtaaagcctgatgaggatctaatcgaaaacaatattgttcgcttatatatgttgttctaaatcaaACTGTTGACAATAATTAACTGACTGGGCTCACAGTAACACAAAGATAACCCACAACTCGGGAGATCTCACAATACGTTCGGTAGGACAGAAAATAAACACAATATATATGCTCTTGATTTGTGTCACCCATGCCATCCCACAAATCAACCACGGAAAATGTTTGATCaccaattaattaaaatttaaaattagGTAATAATAATTGGTGTCAATATTTTAGATCTCTTGACATTCCTTGTCACGTATGGAGACTTGTTAAATATTTGGAATATGAAAGtaatatatcatttttattaaatcTGTATAACATTGCTACAGTGACCAGGTTTGCATGGCGGAGCGCGCTATCTCGATATTCTTCTCGTACCTGCGTTTTGACCTCCACTATTTTTCGTAAAATATCAAGCGACTAAGGTCCCGTAATCGACATAATTGCGCATTAGACTGATAAGTGTCAAGTTGTGAGGGTTTAGTCCCATTCGCCATACATCATATAATTATCCCATAACTGGTCGTGAAGTGACACAAAACTACGGGTTCATTCGCAACACATATCAGATAAAAATTTGTGTTTGGGCTAGTTGAAGGTGAAATGAAATTCAGTAAAAAAGAATGATCTAGTTTAGATATTCTTTAATAAGCCACTACAAAACGGATTCCACAAATATATGTGAAATGGCTTGATGGATGAATAATATGAGCAGTTCGAGATAATCAGTGCGTTGCATTTGTCGATGATGGcactatatttttatttaatgtagGAATCCATTTCAGATTTTGCTAATGTGCTGTTCTTCAGTGCTGATTCCTAGTTACTACTCAAGAATGATTGGAAATAAGCACCAAATAAATAAGTCCAAATTGAGAAGTTATCTGTGCAAAACAATACCTAACATCTAATTCACTAGGGATAGAGTCGGACAGTTAGATCAAACAGAATCAACCAAACATACGACTACCCATAAAACGTTTTCCAGAAATCAAGATGTTGCACAAAATCAAGTTAAATGGCAAGCAACAATCTTAACGACGTCAAAGATTTTATGGCGATTCAGAAATTGTAGACACCATAATAATAGTTCCAAACAAATCAAGAGATACAAATATACTGAGTTCGGGTAGCAATAGAATAAACGTTGCATACTAAGGAAAAACAAGGGAGTAACTGTAAGCGAAAacataacaataatatatttctgcatgagcaGGTGCACGCCATTTTTACGGgtatgatctataaattacagcATTTGTTGGCGCACagcatgcttcccaacttactaagtttatagttgttataaagtagactcgtagaGTGCTTGCTGTAAATCATGACCTTGAGGATACGCGTACGTCACGTTGATAGGTTTTTCACATATTAATTAGCACAGGTACTTACATATGTAACtaggtttattttaatttaggTTTCGAATCACTGGAAAATCAAGATTTGTGTCCGATATGGATTTGTTTTAAAGCAGTAACATATCAGCATCCACAGCCTCGTAATCACTTATGTCCACAAGATACAACTGATACGCATGCCAGCATTTTATCAACTTCTAACATCTAAATTTGTCACGAACATAAGTATGATGTTGACCCTCTTCGCTGACTATTAAATATGTCGTTATCACTGATTTGTAACAACCTTTCTGAATTACGTCAAAAGAGTGGAATTTTGAGGATTTGAACCGAGACCAAGAGTCTTAAAGCCACAGGTACAGTGTCCTGATAAACGAAAATAAGCTCTTATACAAGGGTTCGGTGTTCGATCAGGGGGTAAAGTGTAAGCGAACTTCAAAAA
This window encodes:
- the SLC9A7_1 gene encoding Sodium/hydrogen exchanger 7 (EggNog:ENOG410VA1J~COG:P), giving the protein MSSSDPYECLANESKIIEKHTEQRLQNDHRMDNLILLVYVVLLTLSVITIWAFKHRRFRYIHETGLSVVYGLAVGLILRYAIKSSNYTVEMHVFSRKNDEACGGRLPPERLIIEFPVRDQYGKFNLSMSFRYKFEQQSDFNSLINNKATFDPEFFFNVLLPPIIFSAGYSMKRGYFFKNIGAVLTYAFGGTLLSALVVGTICYGFTRGITSLSQTLRLSDCLLFGAIISATDPVTVLAIFSDLKVDVNLYALVFGESVLNDALAIALAQSIEKYGSISAGNFDGHAFLSSVLNFFIMFGGSFVTGVSIGCVTSLLTKFTHIKEHPLLETALFVLMSYSTFLFAEAVGFTGQSLVYYILLYFDE
- the SLC9A7_1 gene encoding Sodium/hydrogen exchanger 7, variant 5 (EggNog:ENOG410VA1J~COG:P), which codes for MSSSDPYECLANESKIIEKHTEQRLQNDHRMDNLILLVYVVLLTLSVITIWAFKHRRFRYIHETGLSVVYGLAVGLILRYAIKSSNYTVEMHVFSRKNDEACGGRLPPERLIIEFPVRDQYGKFNLSMSFRYKFEQQSDFNSLINNKATFDPEFFFNVLLPPIIFSAGYNSFFRATFSKILEPFLLMHLVVLCCPL